The following are encoded together in the candidate division WOR-3 bacterium genome:
- a CDS encoding T9SS type A sorting domain-containing protein, translating into MTNRTRRIVSISALLLLANLASAQDYKIPWQSFNSGGLPGVGTSHRMNGSLAQSIQGTASATNRLGYWGFWYGLGPGGVPPALDIECVQIVAPSGYVAANTEVKPKATYRNNGDAPTSFTAYCFLEDPSHTRVHSPTEPVEDLGPGESRTVEFTGYNVGEVLGDWAVKCSAYVFGDQDPDNDWKLGSFNVQYGPPWPYGWVEVANVPYSPSNRSVKDGGWLATGPDKEKDGFVVYAAKGYKTPDFYKYDPMTGANGTWHDLKPIPSEEEGRNKPPSKGCRGVSDNVGAVYMTKGNNTLGFWRYDIEEDTWTALTGVPEGVYRKRVKGGEDMVFVQRDDTGWVYLLKGYKTEFYRYNIQAGRWDTLPEVPYGANKQKYDKGSFLVYDGDNTIYAHQAKYNDGANHYMFRYDIEGDSWYKTAKKGMPVFGLENGRAGKKKKSKDGAAGAWYDGNIYALKGGNTQGFFKYFPQGDSWTQLDTVPGNGTTNKKKRVKSGGDLVYYGYAAFFALKGNKTLETWRYREPPAFYVSGRTPYIGVQAGKLALGSVQFAISPNPMASGWTTVRYTLPKPGPVSIAVFDVAGRCVLARKLVAADCVSVASLDLRKIPAGVYLVRFDADGATATQKLVVQR; encoded by the coding sequence CTAATCGGCTCGGATACTGGGGCTTCTGGTACGGACTCGGGCCGGGCGGCGTGCCGCCTGCGCTTGATATCGAGTGCGTGCAGATTGTCGCACCGAGTGGCTACGTTGCGGCCAATACCGAGGTCAAGCCTAAGGCGACTTATCGGAACAACGGTGACGCACCGACCAGTTTCACTGCCTACTGTTTCCTCGAGGATCCATCCCACACACGGGTGCACAGCCCGACCGAGCCGGTCGAGGACCTCGGACCGGGCGAATCCCGAACCGTTGAGTTCACTGGGTACAACGTCGGTGAAGTCTTGGGCGACTGGGCAGTGAAGTGCTCGGCCTACGTTTTCGGGGACCAGGACCCGGACAACGACTGGAAGCTGGGGTCGTTCAACGTTCAGTACGGCCCACCCTGGCCTTACGGCTGGGTTGAGGTTGCGAACGTGCCATACTCACCGTCAAACAGGAGCGTGAAGGACGGTGGTTGGCTAGCAACTGGGCCGGACAAAGAGAAAGATGGCTTTGTCGTCTATGCGGCAAAAGGGTACAAGACGCCGGACTTCTACAAGTACGACCCGATGACCGGCGCAAATGGTACTTGGCATGACCTCAAACCAATTCCGTCCGAGGAAGAAGGCCGCAACAAGCCGCCGTCCAAGGGCTGCCGGGGCGTCTCTGATAATGTCGGAGCAGTGTACATGACCAAGGGTAATAATACCCTTGGTTTCTGGCGGTACGATATCGAGGAAGACACTTGGACAGCGCTGACAGGTGTGCCTGAGGGCGTGTACCGGAAGCGGGTCAAGGGCGGAGAGGACATGGTGTTTGTCCAGCGCGACGACACCGGCTGGGTCTATCTCCTGAAGGGGTACAAGACTGAGTTCTACCGCTACAACATCCAGGCCGGCCGGTGGGATACGCTTCCTGAGGTGCCTTACGGTGCGAATAAGCAGAAGTACGACAAGGGTTCGTTCCTGGTTTACGACGGCGATAATACGATCTACGCACATCAGGCCAAGTACAACGACGGTGCAAACCACTACATGTTCCGTTACGACATCGAAGGTGACTCTTGGTACAAGACTGCGAAGAAGGGTATGCCGGTTTTCGGGCTGGAGAATGGCCGGGCTGGGAAGAAGAAGAAGTCCAAGGACGGCGCCGCGGGTGCGTGGTACGATGGCAACATCTACGCGCTCAAGGGCGGTAATACTCAGGGCTTCTTCAAGTACTTTCCTCAGGGCGATAGCTGGACCCAGCTTGATACAGTACCAGGTAACGGCACGACCAACAAAAAGAAGCGCGTGAAGTCGGGGGGAGACCTGGTTTATTACGGGTATGCAGCGTTCTTTGCACTCAAGGGTAACAAGACGCTTGAGACGTGGCGATACCGTGAGCCACCAGCCTTCTACGTATCAGGCCGCACGCCCTACATCGGGGTGCAGGCGGGCAAGTTGGCACTTGGTAGCGTGCAATTTGCAATAAGCCCGAACCCGATGGCGTCTGGTTGGACAACGGTGCGATACACTCTGCCCAAACCCGGGCCGGTGAGCATTGCCGTGTTCGACGTAGCAGGTCGCTGTGTGCTTGCGCGCAAGCTCGTCGCTGCTGACTGCGTCTCGGTCGCTTCACTGGACCTTAGGAAGATTCCGGCAGGCGTGTACCTTGTCCGGTTTGACGCTGATGGCGCAACCGCAACCCAGAAACTCGTGGTTCAGAGATAG